The genomic interval GTGGCGAGGACCCGCTCGGAGACCTGGCGGTGCAGGTCCGTGACGCCGCGCGTGTCCTGGAGGCGCTGCAGGCGTGCCCTGAGTGGGGGCAGGTCCCTGTCGGCTTCGAAGCCACCGAAGTCCGTCCGCATGAGCAGGCGCTCGAACTCCTCGTCGGAGGCTCGGACCCAGGTGTCGACATCGATGAAGGGACCCGGCATGGGGAGGGCAACCTCGTGGCTTCGGGGGACGTGGAACCCTGTCCCCGGCCCCGCCAGGATGAACGCAGGGGCTCGCCCGGTGTCGCATGCTCACCGCGGCCCGTCGACAGACGTGCGGGCGGCCATCGGTGCCTCGCCGCCACCCATGGCCGTGCGAACCCGGCCTGGGTGGCGCGCGAAGACGAGGGGGCGGAGCTCAGCGCACCGGCGGGAACGGGGTCTGCCCTGCTTCAATCAGCTTCTGGTTCAGCATCTCCTGCAGTCTGGGCCAGAGCAGCTTGACGGGCTCCGAGGCATCATGGGGTTGGTGCAGGAGGTTGTGCATCTGCGCCTTGTCCGTCTCCAAGTCGTAGAGCTCGTATTGGTATTGGCCCGGCAGGTTCGGCGAGAAGTACACGGCGTAGGTGTAGTGGCGGTGGCGGATGGCTCGGATGTGGCAGAGGTACTGCAAGTCGCTGATCATCGCCGACTCATCGTCGTAGCAGAACAGCACCGTGTCCTGGACCGACTGGCTCGGGTCGAGGATGGCCGGTACCAGGCTCCTGCCCTTCATCAAGCGGGACGCGGCGCCGCCCCCGAGGTTCAGCAAGGTTGGCAGGAAGTCCACGTGGGCATACATGGCCTGGGTCCGCAGCGGCTCGGCGAACAGCTTCGGGTTCGAGATGACCAGCGGGATGTGAATGGTCTCCTCATACACGTTGTAGACCTTCTCCCGCATGCCGTGGGACAGGCCCATCTCGCCATGGTCCGAGGTGCGGAGAATCAGCGTGTCGTCCAGGAAGCCGCAGCGCTCGACCGTGTCCAGGAACTCATTGACCCGCGCGTCCACGTACTGCGTCATGACGGCGTAGAACTTGATGTAGTTGTGGATGTTGTTGACCGGGTCTGGCTGGAGCGGAACGTGGAGGTCGGTGCCGTCCGTCAGCGTGTCCTGCCCGATGAGCGGCTGCCCCTTGTTCATCAGGTTGCGGACATGGGTCTGGATGGTGGGCTTGGTCCGCAGGCTGTCCACCGCATTGGAGGGGAGCTCAATCTTCAGGAAGTCGAACTCCTCCGCGCGGTAGCCCAGGCTTTGCCAGCCCCAGGGGAAGAAGTTGATGTCATGCGGATTCACGAACGACATGAACAGCAGGAAGGGCCGCTTGGCCTCGGCGTCCTGGTTCTTCCGCCCGAGCGCCCGCGCCTCGAGGAACTCGAGCGCACCCTCGCCGAAGCCGTGGGCTTCAACCCCTTCACCGTCCTTGCGCAGATATCGCAGGTCATTGGCTGGATTGACGTGGCCCGGCTTGCCTGAGCCGGCGGTGGCCCAGGAGTCGAAAGTCGAGAAGCCAGCCACCGTGCCGGCATCCGGAGGATTCCAGTCGGAGAAGCCGTACTGCTCCTTCATGTTGGAGATGTCGTAGGGTGACCACTGCATGACATCCACGGGCTGGGACAGATGCCATTTGCCCTTCCAGATGACGTCATAGCCCTGAGCTTGCATCAGGGCCGCGAGCTGGGGGATGCGAGGGTCGTCGTAGGACAGCGTGCTGGGTGTCATCGCCAGCCCGGTGAGATTGCTGTAGTTGCTGGTCAGCATCACACCGCGCGAGGGCGTACACATGCAGGCCGACGTATATGCCCGCTCGAAGGTCAGCCCGTTCTGCTTGAGCCGCTGCCAGCTCTTGAGTGTCTTTTCGAACTCACCCCAGTGCGCCGGGTAGCGCTCCTGGTCGGTGAGGATGACGATGATGTCAGGCTTCGAGGGCAGCTTCTTCCGCTGGTACAGGGCCTGCAAATCGACATGCGCTGCGTCAGCGACGGACGGCTTCTCCATGGTGAAGATCCTTTCCGGTGACAAATCGCGATGGTGCTGTAAGTCAATACATCGCCAGCGGGTGACTCCTTGCGTGAAGGCGTCCATGGACGCACTGACGCCCTGTGAGTGTCAAGGGATGCGAGGTGTGATGGTCTCGGATGATGGATGTCTTCAATCCGAGGTGTGAGGCCACGCACCTCGGTGGAGCAATTCCTCGCGCAGTTGGGAGCGCGCGCGGTGCAGCCGCGTCTTCATGGTGGCCAGCTCCAGGCCCAGGGCCCGGCAGACCTCTTCGCCGGACAGTCCCTCGAGGTCCCGCATGATGAGCACCTCACGGTAGACGGGCGCGAGGCCCGCGATGGCCGCGTGGACGGATTGAATCAGCTCCCATCGCTCGAGCGCCTGTTGAGGGTCGAGCACGTCGGACGCGGGACCTTCCGTCCCCTCGAGCCGCGTGCCCAGGGGCTGACGCTCGCGGACGAAGGGACGGAGCATGCGCAGGCACGCATGGCGAACCACGCTCATCAGCCACGAGAGGACGCTGGCGTCGCGCTGCACCTCCGGGCGCCTCGCGAGCTTCGTGAAGGCCTCCTGCACCGCATCGTCCGCGTCGTAGCCGTCCCGGCACACGCGCAGGCCGAACCGGTACACCCGGTCGTGGTAGGCGCGCACCAGCGCGGCAAGGGCCTCGTCATCTCCCCTTGCCGCGGCGGCGAGCAGCTCTCCGTGCGCGGCGCTCATCCGCGCCTTGGCTCGACGGGACACGTCGACCGGCCCATCAGGGCATAGCCGAGGCAGCTCCCCGCCAGGGCGGAGAAGAGCATGTAGGCCCCCAACACTCCGAAGGTCCCAAGCCGGACTGCCAGCGATAGCGGCGCCATGACCGCGCACGTTATCAACACCAGCCCGCCCAGGACCCTGAACAGCCGCTCCACATTCCCGACATTTCGCTTCATGACGTCCTCCTTGCCCCCGGAGAAGTCACGCCGCGGCGGAAAGGATTCAAAGTCCCATTCTTTTTTCGCCCCGAGCGCTACCGCGGGAGATGCGGATGGGCGCCCCCCACGCGTGGGACACGTCGAGCCGACGATGGTTAGGCCGCGACGGCCTCCGTGATGCTGA from Myxococcus stipitatus carries:
- a CDS encoding sulfatase-like hydrolase/transferase; amino-acid sequence: MEKPSVADAAHVDLQALYQRKKLPSKPDIIVILTDQERYPAHWGEFEKTLKSWQRLKQNGLTFERAYTSACMCTPSRGVMLTSNYSNLTGLAMTPSTLSYDDPRIPQLAALMQAQGYDVIWKGKWHLSQPVDVMQWSPYDISNMKEQYGFSDWNPPDAGTVAGFSTFDSWATAGSGKPGHVNPANDLRYLRKDGEGVEAHGFGEGALEFLEARALGRKNQDAEAKRPFLLFMSFVNPHDINFFPWGWQSLGYRAEEFDFLKIELPSNAVDSLRTKPTIQTHVRNLMNKGQPLIGQDTLTDGTDLHVPLQPDPVNNIHNYIKFYAVMTQYVDARVNEFLDTVERCGFLDDTLILRTSDHGEMGLSHGMREKVYNVYEETIHIPLVISNPKLFAEPLRTQAMYAHVDFLPTLLNLGGGAASRLMKGRSLVPAILDPSQSVQDTVLFCYDDESAMISDLQYLCHIRAIRHRHYTYAVYFSPNLPGQYQYELYDLETDKAQMHNLLHQPHDASEPVKLLWPRLQEMLNQKLIEAGQTPFPPVR
- a CDS encoding RNA polymerase sigma factor — protein: MSRRAKARMSAAHGELLAAAARGDDEALAALVRAYHDRVYRFGLRVCRDGYDADDAVQEAFTKLARRPEVQRDASVLSWLMSVVRHACLRMLRPFVRERQPLGTRLEGTEGPASDVLDPQQALERWELIQSVHAAIAGLAPVYREVLIMRDLEGLSGEEVCRALGLELATMKTRLHRARSQLREELLHRGAWPHTSD
- a CDS encoding DUF2892 domain-containing protein, which translates into the protein MKRNVGNVERLFRVLGGLVLITCAVMAPLSLAVRLGTFGVLGAYMLFSALAGSCLGYALMGRSTCPVEPRRG